In Tolypothrix sp. NIES-4075, the following proteins share a genomic window:
- the rseP gene encoding RIP metalloprotease RseP translates to MPVLAAIAVLAVLILVHELGHFIAARSQGIYANRFSLGFGPIIFKYQGSQTEYAVRAFPLGGFVGFPDDDPDSDIPPNDPNLLRNRPILDRAIVISAGVIANLIFAYLVLVLQLGIVGIPEKINYQPGVLVQPVNEQSIAYQAGIRERDIILAVGGKELPASQDSSTLLRKEIQNHPNQPIELTVQHENQQRTLKLTPARGTDGKGLIGIQLGANGTPVYRRPRNPLEIFSIAANRFQQLVVGTLSGFGQLITNFQQTAGQVSGPVNIVKVGAKLAANDSTNLLSFAAIISINLAIINILPLPALDGGQLAFLLIEGVRGKPLPSRIQEGVMQTGLVLLLGLGLFLIVKETTQLEWVQKLFQ, encoded by the coding sequence ATGCCAGTTTTAGCAGCGATCGCAGTCTTGGCTGTTCTGATCTTGGTACACGAGCTGGGACATTTTATCGCAGCACGGTCTCAAGGTATTTACGCCAACCGTTTTTCTTTAGGTTTTGGTCCGATTATTTTTAAGTACCAAGGTTCACAAACTGAATATGCTGTCCGTGCTTTTCCTTTGGGTGGGTTTGTCGGTTTTCCCGACGATGACCCGGATAGTGATATTCCGCCGAATGACCCGAATCTGCTGCGTAACCGTCCAATTTTAGATCGGGCGATCGTCATCAGTGCGGGTGTGATAGCAAATTTAATATTTGCTTATTTAGTACTAGTTCTTCAGTTGGGTATTGTTGGTATTCCGGAGAAAATCAATTACCAGCCTGGTGTACTTGTGCAGCCTGTTAATGAACAGTCCATCGCTTACCAAGCGGGAATAAGGGAAAGAGACATTATTCTTGCTGTCGGTGGTAAAGAACTGCCAGCTTCGCAAGATTCCAGCACTTTGCTGAGAAAAGAAATTCAAAATCATCCAAATCAGCCAATTGAATTGACAGTTCAGCACGAAAATCAACAACGTACCCTAAAACTAACGCCGGCAAGAGGAACTGACGGCAAAGGTTTGATTGGTATTCAACTTGGTGCTAATGGTACACCCGTTTATCGTCGTCCCCGCAATCCGCTAGAAATTTTTAGCATTGCTGCTAACAGATTTCAACAATTAGTTGTGGGTACGCTGAGTGGTTTTGGGCAGTTGATTACGAACTTTCAACAAACTGCCGGACAAGTTTCTGGACCAGTTAATATTGTTAAAGTCGGTGCAAAATTGGCTGCTAATGACAGTACAAATTTGCTTTCATTTGCGGCAATTATCAGCATTAACCTGGCTATTATCAATATTTTGCCTCTTCCGGCTTTGGATGGGGGACAACTGGCTTTCCTGCTGATTGAAGGTGTGCGCGGTAAACCTCTGCCATCTCGCATTCAAGAAGGTGTGATGCAAACTGGTTTGGTGCTACTTTTAGGTTTAGGACTTTTTCTGATAGTTAAAGAAACTACGCAGTTGGAGTGGGTACAAAAATTATTCCAGTAA
- the aat gene encoding leucyl/phenylalanyl-tRNA--protein transferase: MQYDIAAIIQGYAQGYFLMADDSNGLEWYSSRDRTLIPLDDRFCYPKSLRRVINQERFSVAINRDFKAVVLGCANRETTWISPELEDIYWELYQAGWAYSFETWLGDELAGGILGIVIGGAFIGESMFYRIPEGSKVAMVKLVERLRERKFVLFDGQMMNPHLERFGAYRVDDDEYQALLNQALQRKCYFL, from the coding sequence ATGCAATATGATATAGCTGCTATTATTCAAGGCTATGCTCAAGGCTATTTTCTCATGGCTGATGATAGCAATGGCTTGGAGTGGTATAGCAGTCGCGATCGCACTTTAATTCCTTTGGATGACCGATTTTGCTACCCTAAGTCTTTGCGACGTGTTATCAATCAAGAGCGCTTTTCTGTAGCGATTAACCGGGATTTCAAGGCTGTGGTGTTGGGTTGTGCTAACCGCGAAACAACTTGGATTTCACCTGAGTTAGAAGATATTTATTGGGAACTTTACCAAGCTGGTTGGGCGTATAGTTTTGAAACTTGGCTGGGTGATGAACTTGCCGGAGGAATTTTAGGAATTGTGATCGGTGGTGCTTTTATTGGCGAATCAATGTTTTACCGCATTCCTGAAGGTTCTAAGGTGGCAATGGTGAAGTTGGTAGAAAGATTGCGAGAAAGAAAATTTGTGCTGTTTGATGGCCAAATGATGAATCCCCATTTGGAGAGGTTTGGCGCTTATCGAGTTGATGATGATGAATATCAAGCTTTACTCAACCAAGCTTTGCAACGTAAATGTTATTTTTTATAA
- the rpsN gene encoding 30S ribosomal protein S14, whose protein sequence is MAKKSMIEREKKRVRIAEKYAEKREALLEEFRNTESPLDKLEVHRKIQQLPRNSAPTRQHNRCWVTGRSRGVYRDFGLSRNVLREWAHEGLLPGVVKSSW, encoded by the coding sequence ATGGCAAAAAAGAGCATGATTGAGCGCGAGAAGAAGCGCGTGAGAATAGCTGAAAAATATGCGGAAAAGCGGGAAGCGTTGCTCGAAGAGTTCCGCAATACTGAATCTCCCCTTGATAAGTTGGAAGTTCACCGCAAAATTCAACAGCTACCCCGCAATAGCGCTCCTACTCGTCAGCACAACCGTTGTTGGGTAACTGGTCGTTCTAGAGGAGTTTACCGCGATTTCGGGTTGTCTCGCAACGTGCTGCGTGAATGGGCACACGAAGGTCTTTTACCTGGTGTGGTTAAGTCTAGTTGGTAG
- the nth gene encoding endonuclease III has translation MGTKIIPVSTTRKRLSKKQRAQEILLRLKLLYPDATCSLNYSTPVQLLVATILSAQCTDERVNKVTPALFGRFPDAASFAIADLTELENLVRSTGFYRNKAKNIQAACRMIVNEFNSQVPNRMEELLKLPGVARKTANVVLAHAYGINAGVTVDTHVARLSQRLGLTKHTDPIRIELDLIELLPQPDWENWSIRLIYHGRAICKARSPACVACQLAELCPSAGE, from the coding sequence GTGGGTACAAAAATTATTCCAGTAAGCACTACTCGCAAAAGGCTATCTAAAAAGCAACGGGCGCAAGAAATTCTTTTGCGCCTAAAGCTTTTATACCCTGATGCGACTTGCTCTTTGAACTACTCAACACCTGTACAGTTGCTAGTCGCAACAATTTTATCTGCTCAGTGTACAGATGAGCGAGTGAATAAAGTAACACCAGCTTTATTTGGTAGATTTCCGGATGCAGCGAGTTTTGCGATCGCCGATTTGACAGAGTTAGAAAATTTGGTGCGTTCAACTGGGTTTTATCGCAATAAGGCGAAGAATATTCAAGCTGCTTGTCGGATGATTGTCAACGAATTTAACTCGCAAGTGCCCAACCGAATGGAAGAGCTTTTAAAGCTTCCAGGTGTAGCGCGGAAAACGGCTAATGTGGTGCTAGCTCATGCGTATGGTATTAATGCTGGGGTGACAGTAGATACTCATGTTGCACGTCTAAGCCAACGTTTGGGCTTAACTAAACATACAGACCCGATCCGCATTGAGCTAGATTTGATCGAGTTATTACCGCAACCAGATTGGGAAAATTGGTCAATTAGACTAATTTATCATGGTCGAGCCATTTGTAAAGCGCGATCGCCTGCCTGCGTTGCATGTCAATTAGCTGAATTATGTCCCTCTGCTGGGGAATAG